One genomic region from Manis pentadactyla isolate mManPen7 chromosome 12, mManPen7.hap1, whole genome shotgun sequence encodes:
- the GNG14 gene encoding LOW QUALITY PROTEIN: putative guanine nucleotide-binding protein G(I)/G(S)/G(O) subunit gamma-14 (The sequence of the model RefSeq protein was modified relative to this genomic sequence to represent the inferred CDS: inserted 2 bases in 2 codons): MSSKVAIGSDIRQALWAVEQLRMESGIDRVKVRAGVRRACLGEGAGGXTRVWLMALACRCPRXASNLLQFCTEQAKSDPFLVGIPAATNPFKEKKPCAIL; encoded by the exons ATGTCCAGCAAGGTGGCCATTGGCAGTGACATCAGGCAGGCCCTCTGGGCCGTGGAGCAGCTGCGGATGGAGTCAGGCATCGACCGCGTGAAGGTGAGGGCCGGGGTGAGGCGGGCATGTCTGGGTGAGGGGGCAGGTG CAACCCGGGTCTGGCTGATGGCGCTGGCCTGCAGGTGTCCAA CGGCCTCTAACCTGCTGCAGTTCTGCACAGAGCAGGCCAAGAGCGACCCTTTCCTCGTGGGCATCCCGGCTGCCACCAACCCCTTCAAGGAAAAGAAGCCCTGTGCCATCCTATGA